The Rathayibacter caricis DSM 15933 genomic sequence TGGCTCCGATGGTCGCTGTACCATCGAAATTTGCAGTTCAAGTCAGCGTAGATGGCGTACCGATCAAAGACGCGTGGTATGCAACGCTACGGATAGTCAACAGCGGAACAAAGGACATTTCAAAGAGTGAATGGCATGCCCCCTTGAGGTTCAGGTTTGGGGGCGGCGTGACAATCTTGTCTGCGAAAGTTTCCGGACTAACGCCACCAGGTTCCCCTCCGAATGTTTCAATTGTGGAGTCTTCAGTCGAAATTGAACCGGTGCTGATGAATAAGCGCGACCTAATCGAGGTCCAGGTCGTCGCATCTGGGCCGATGAAAGCTCCGTCATCCGAATCGCGAATCACCGAGGTGCAGAAGTTGAGCCATCGTCGGTACATCTATCCGCTGGGGACGGGCGCCGATGGTGAGATGATCGCTGGTGATCGGGTAGCGGTCACTGTGATGTGGCTATTTAGCATCGCGGCTGTTCTCTTCATTGGGATTCGTGGAGAATTTCCGCCCGCCGATCCGCTACCGCATATCTGGTTCCTGGTAGTTGGTCTTGCTACGACCTGTATCGCAGGGCCGCTCTGGTGGCGCACGATGATCAAGCGGCATGCGCTCTGGTTGCCGGAACAGCGAATCTAAGCGATCTCGATACTTCGCGTCTCAGCATCGCGGCCACGATCAGGCGAGAGATGGGCGTCGAGTCGGTCTATGTCGGCGGCGTGGTCGTCGGGGAAGAAGTGCAGGTACGCCTTGTAGGTGGTCGCGGTGTCGGCGTTGCCGAGGATGCGGGCGACCCGCGCCAGCGGCATCCCCGACGCCGCGAACAGCGACGCTGCGGTGTGGCGGAGGTCGTGGAAGCGCAGGTCCGGCTGGCCGATGGCCTTGGCGGCCTCACGGAACCGGCGCCGGTAGAACGAGTTGTAGTCCATGCGCTTCGACCAATTGAGCCCGCCGCGGAAGTCGCCGCACCCGCTGTAGTTGCGCACCGGCCACAGCGACGCGGTCGGCTCGGCGGCGTGTGGGCGGGCGGCCATGTATTCGCCTTGCCCATCCGCCAGTTTTCGAATAACGCGAGCGTGGTCGAGCAGGAGCGTCGAAGGCGGCCGCGTCCTCCGTGAGCAGAAGAGGCGCCGAGTGCCCAGGCTTGGT encodes the following:
- a CDS encoding tyrosine-type recombinase/integrase, with the protein product MAARPHAAEPTASLWPVRNYSGCGDFRGGLNWSKRMDYNSFYRRRFREAAKAIGQPDLRFHDLRHTAASLFAASGMPLARVARILGNADTATTYKAYLHFFPDDHAADIDRLDAHLSPDRGRDAETRSIEIA